A window from Podospora bellae-mahoneyi strain CBS 112042 chromosome 1 map unlocalized CBS112042p_1, whole genome shotgun sequence encodes these proteins:
- the WC-2 gene encoding White collar-2 protein light receptor (COG:A; EggNog:ENOG503Q4KB), with product MSHGPPPSLSGSNYFGYGTGSVSGVTMSGDPNDMMSLLDSSMFPPFDDNMSMSLDAQQPFNPSGPAAVQPSPSAGLAPSVDLPFSPDDSSSTANVGGGGGGGVGPGAGPLPVATLGSGSGGGSGGSNTTANTVTEFTKRRNWPAKVVEELQDFLHILDANGRIKHVSPSVEKLTGHKPADLLDVFLKDLIHPDDVGVFTSELNESIASGSPLRLFYRLRKSDNKYAIFESVGHAHIAAAKFAPNPNNQSPFCQAVFMMSRPYPTKNAGFLDSFLEHKIENERLKRRIAELKREEQDEVEESHRTWRQSQEGRSDITPSDADTSPFFGGGGARPTATSPLYTMSGNAAASTDMPPPNLPASASAAAAAAAAAAAVSLTREALEGMTGSNRPDSIRDKMARYEGGTHVDTIEMLTGLRYQQGERSRGITTGNASPTLVKGDAGIAIPADRDPRGGGGDKKKKLKVTEEYVCTDCGTLDSPEWRKGPNGPKTLCNACGLRWAKKEKKKNKDNSNNSNGGTGNGNNGGDHHQIENVG from the exons ATGTCTCACgggcctcctccctctctgtcGGGGAGCAACTATTTTGGCTATGGCACGGGCTCCGTGAGCGGCGTTACT ATGAGCGGTGATCCGAACGACATGATGTCGCTGCTGGACAGTTCCATGTTTCCCCCGTTTGACGACAACATGTCCATGAGCCTCGACGCCCAGCAGCCTTTCAACCCCTCAGGCCCCGCCGCCGTAcagccctccccctcagcagGCTTGGCGCCGTCGGTCGACCTGCCCTTCTCCCCGGACGACTCGTCATCCACCGCAAACgtaggcggcggcggaggaggaggagtcgggCCCGGCGCcggccccctccccgtcgCGACGTTGGGATCCGGAagtgggggtgggagtggcgGCTCCAACACCACGGCCAACACGGTCACCGAGTTCACCAAGCGCCGCAACTGGCCCGCCAAAGTCGTAGAAGAGCTCCAGGActtcctccacatcctcgacGCCAACGGCCGCATCAAGCATGTCTCCCCCAGCGTCGAGAAACTCACGGGCCACAAGCCtgccgacctcctcgacgtCTTCCTCAAAGACCTGATCCACCCCGACGACGTCGGCGTCTTTACCTCGGAGCTCAACGAGTCTATCGCCTCGGGCTCCCCGCTCCGATTGTTCTACCGCCTCCGAAAATCCGACAACAAGTACGCCATCTTTGAGTCCGTCGGCCACGCCCACATCGCCGCCGCGAAGTTCgcgcccaaccccaacaaccaatcCCCCTTTTGCCAGGCCGTCTTTATGATGTCCCGTCCGTACCCGACCAAGAACGCCGGGTTTTTGGACTCGTTCCTGGAGCACAAGATTGAAAACGAGCGGCTCAAGCGCCGGATAGCGGAGCTCAagcgggaggagcaggacgaggtggaggagtcgCACCGCACGTGGCGGCAGAGTCAGGAAGGAAGATCGGACATCACCCCTTCTGACGCGGACACGTCCCctttctttggtggtgggggcgcCAGGCCGACGGCCACGTCGCCGCTGTACACCATGTCTGGGAATGCCGCCGCCTCGACCGACATGCCGCCTCCCAACTTGCCCGCGAGCGCCAGcgcggctgcggctgctgctgccgcggcggcggcggtgagtCTGACGAGGGAGGCGCTGGAGGGGATGACGGGGAGCAACAGGCCGGATTCGATCAGGGACAAGATGGCGCGGTACGAAGGCGGGACGCACGTGGACACGATCGAGATGCTTACCGGGTTGCGGTACCAGCagggggagaggagcagGGGGATCACGACGGGGAACGCGAGCCCGACGCTGGTGAAGGGGGATGCCGGGATCGCGATACCGGCTGACAGGGACccgagggggggagggggggataagaagaagaagttgaaggtGACGGAGGAGTATGTTTGTACCGATTGCG GAACGCTTGACTCGCCCGAATGGCGCAAGGGACCCAACGGTCCAAAGACGCTCTGCAACGCCTGCGGTCTGAGGtgggcgaagaaggagaagaagaagaataaAGACAATAGCAATAACAGCAATGGGGGGACCGGTAATGGCAACAATGGTGGTGATCATCATCAGATTGAGAATGTTGGTtaa
- a CDS encoding uncharacterized protein (EggNog:ENOG503P65H), with the protein METQTRPRSRPDLSPVYVDHREHQEYCKGPTFTTRTGALFSTATFRSDPPPSAMLPASGNDIAMRLHERAMIDSLDHRGRHLEPQCSPGTARSLSPIVEHGLNSRRASMASLPLPRVPAPFPQSPSFHHYPRRPTLASETRSILLSGIGDQGSRHPDGLPRITSSSFDDRRQSLPSSFVTPAPRRNSHQLRQELQAWGHVFLGNGSEAQCFVSAVPLRRSSGNSSADDEDTVMKDETTPVTPEPPNQLTVRVRVRPCALDRKPFLLTRTFDMDMLRATVPEPSPVLEGPRRISADARGRSLFPTGRRRSSVISTGEASPGPENVLQIRSGNTVPIHKPYACAFFPVLAALLYSKHIQPRDIVDLPLPHPEVWGRTVAHVYTGQGELTEAISQNILYLCGRV; encoded by the exons ATGGAGACCCAGACGCGACCTCGCTCGCGCCCAGATTTGTCTCCTGTCTATGTCGACCACCGTGAACACCAGGAGTACTGCAAAGGCCCAACATTCACGACCCGTACCGGTGCCCTTTTCTCTACTGCCACCTTCAGATCagacccccctcccagcgcCATGCTACCAGCTTCTGGCAATGATATAGCGATGAGGCTACACGAGCGAGCCATGATAGATAGCCTAGATCACCGAGGAAGGCACCTCGAGCCTCAGTGCTCCCCTGGCACCGCCCGCTCTCTGTCGCCTATAGTCGAGCACGGGCTAAACTCTCGACGAGCGTCCATGGCAAGCTTGCCTTTGCCCCGAGTGCCAGCTCCTTTCCCGCAGTCACCTTCTTTTCACCATTACCCCAGAAGGCCAACCCTCGCCTCCGAGACGCGATCAATACTGCTGTCAGGAATAGGAGATCAAGGCTCAAGGCATCCCGATGGATTGCCGCGAATCACAAGCAGCAGCTTTGATGACCGTCGTCAGTCTTTGCCGTCATCATTTGTGACACCGGCTCCACGAAGGAACAGCCACCAGCTGCGGCAGGAGCTCCAAGCTTGGGGCCATGTCTTTCTGGGCAACGGATCAGAGGCACAATGCTTCGTTTCGGCTGTTCCCCTTAGGAGATCCAGCGGCAATTCATCGGCAGACGACGAAGATACAGTAATGAAGGACGAAACAACGCCAGTCACACCGGAACCACCCAACCAGCTCACAGTTCGTGTTCGAGTTAGACCATGCGCTCTGGACCGAAAACCTTTCCTGTTGACACGGACGTTTGACATGGATATGCTGAGGGCTACCGTCCCGGAACCAAGTCCCGTGCTGGAGGGGCCTAGAAGAATATCGGCCGACGCAAGGGGCCGGAGCTTGTTTCCGACTGGCCGTCGTCGATCATCTGTTATCTCGACAGGAGAGGCAAGCCCAGGGCCTGAAAATGTATTACAAATTCGAAGTGGAAACACCGTTCCCATCC ACAAGCCATATGCCTGTGCGTTCTTTCCCGTCTTGGCCGCGCTTCTGTATTCAAAGCACATCCAGCCGCGCGACATCGTCGATCTCCCGCTGCCTCACCCCGAAGTCTGGGGTCGAACGGTGGCACATGTATATACAGGCCAAGGGGAGCTAACAGAGGCCATCAGCCAGAATATCTTGTACCTGTGTGGTAGGGTTTGA
- the GWT1 gene encoding Glucosaminyl phosphatidylinositol (GlcN-PI) nositol acylation protein (BUSCO:EOG09264FWI; EggNog:ENOG503NUJT; COG:I), translating to MSEPHTGANAARTAHSYKQLKEDFVSNLSGGSVTEVAQVCAVAPVVTLLWSVLQSRQSFFKPYTPLAFVIDYLLNVGALLLSVTLYSSSPILLNILLLTAAAFVYAVPPSSSSSSKKKPARPSNAKSSTTTNPQGLSVLSTKPFLTNYRGNMLVVTCICILAVDFRLFPRRFAKVETWGTSLMDMGVGSFVYSAGIVASRPLLKERAEGKTTPLGTRLIRSFRHSLPLLALGMVRLLSVKGLDYAEHVTEYGVHWNFFFTLGFLPPFVALFQSALAVVPSYAGLAVLLSVGYQTVLETTGLKGWILVGVRDSLLSMNREGICSFWGYLAIFLAGQDMGMVVLPRSLGSSSKASGKVLLTKMGSWAAVWMGMYFLATDYKYGAGLSVSRRLANLPYMLWVVAFNQGLLFAFAVVDVVFFPQFYSAGDARAEKEAYETATSRVLKAYNRNGLAVFLLGNLLTGLVNMTVPTLHAGRLATMGILVAYMGAVTGVAVGLDAWDVTIKL from the exons ATGTCCGAACCCCACACCGGCGCAAACGCCGCGAGAACAGCTCACAGCTACAAGCAGCTGAAGGAGGATTTCGTGTCCAACTTGTCAGGCGGTTCGGTGACAGAGGTAGCTCAAGTTTGCGCCGTAGCACCA GTAGTAACCCTCCTCTGGTCCGTCCTCCAATCCCGCCAATCCTTCTTCAAACCCTATACCCCCCTCGCCTTCGTAATCGACTACCTCCTCAACGTCggcgccctcctcctctcagtAACCCTCTACTCGAGctccccaatcctcctcaacatcctcctcctcaccgccgcAGCCTTTGTCTACGCCgttccaccatcctcctcctcctcctccaaaaagaaGCCAGCTAGACCCAGCAATGCgaaatcctccaccaccaccaacccccaaggGCTTTCGGTGCTCTCCACAAAGCCCTTCCTGACAAACTACCGCGGCAACATGCTAGTAGTGACCTGCATCTGCATCCTCGCCGTCGACTTCCGCCTCTTCCCCCGCCGCTTCGCCAAGGTCGAGACCTGGGGGACTTCCCTCATGGACATGGGCGTCGGGTCGTTTGTCTACTCTGCCGGCATTGTCGCCTCTCGGCCTCTGCTAAAAGAGCGCGCAGAGGGCAAGACAACCCCCCTCGGCACAAGATTGATCAGGTCATTCCGTCACTCTTTGCCCCTTCTCGCCTTGGGAATGGTCAGATTACTCAGTGTCAAAGGGCTGGACTATGCGGAGCACGTGACCGAGTATGGAGTTCACTGGAACTTTTTCTTCACTCTGGGTTTCCTGCCGCCGTTTGTGGCGCTTTTCCAGTCtgcgctggcggtggtgcctTCGTATGCGGGGTTGGCAGTGTTGTTGAGTGTAGGGTATCAAACCGTTTTGGAGACGACGGGGCTCAAAGGATGGATTTTGGTTGGGGTGAGGGACAGTTTGCTGTCTATGAACAGGGAGGGGATTTGCAGTTTTTGGGGGTATCTAGCTATCTTCTTGGCCGGGCAGGAcatggggatggtggtgctgcctAGGAGCCTGGGGTCTTCTTCAAAAGCTTCTGGAAAAGTGCTGCTGACGAAGATGGGGAGCTGGGCGGCGGTTTGGATGGGGATGTACTTTTTGGCGACGGACTACAAGTACGGGGCTGGTTTGAGcgtgtcgaggaggttggcaAACTTGCCTTACATGCTGTGGGTTGTGGCGTTCAACCAGGGGCTGCTGTTTGCttttgcggtggtggacgTGGTGTTTTTTCCGCAGTTTTACAGCGCGGGAGATgcgagggcggagaaggaggcgtaTGAGACGGCCACGAGCAGGGTGCTGAAGGCGTACAACAGGAATGGGCTGGCGGTGTTTTTGCTGGGGAACTTGCTTACGGGGTTGGTGAATATGACGGTGCCGACGCTTCATGCGGGCCGGCTGGCGACCATGGGGATTTTGGTGGCGTATATGGGGGCTGtgacgggggtggcggtggggttggaTGCGTGGGATGTTACGATCAAGTTGTAA
- a CDS encoding uncharacterized protein (EggNog:ENOG503NVKN; COG:T), which translates to MSGAFQAPPHHPTSVSALQTPPLNTASPVNRQYSPGHPSPTQEYYANHSQQPSRASPADSSSRHPSRRPSATNNDHLADRNSPMSSRVAGASPAPVPVSAAASTASLDFSASNQRRTMPAAAVPPRTSSSRRAPTSERSTDSSSRRTHGDSSRETNGRMDSADEAAMQNSRNHRRASSQANSTYDPRTNPSAPAAVRSPPVTTNSTKAPSREASDILNSILISQPEVDIEREKERLAQAQPHQPAAMLDDGAAPPPIVNATHNGEEARRGGRSRHDHSKREKHTKFGEYILGNTIGEGEFGKVKLGWKQEGGVQVAIKLIKKDQLGSNPSRMAKIMREVAILKQLTHPNIVRLHKMEESERHYGIVLEYASGGELFDYILNHRYLKDNAARRLFAQLVSGVGYLHKKGIVHRDLKLENLLLDRNRNIIITDFGFANTFDPAEELSEEEELNLTDREFVKRMGLDRVKPSGSRKGDLMQTSCGSPCYAAPELVVSDSLYTGRKVDVWSCGVILYAMLAGYLPFDDDPANPEGDNINLLYKYIVNTPLTFPEYVTPHARDLLRRILVPNPRKRADLFEVARHSWLSEYAHVVEFITSSTTTPGEIQNTTVPSEDDAPGLARSASVREASKKTTVPPALGGLATKQGTIDTEAEAAAYAKQQRDNKRRTVQVEYVAPNTQTQRGEAASTQSSGGRTRARSGSQGAVEVVDQNPGSSSSPNDKQNSRDAAGTKDAYGKPPVSSRRPPSAHRNVNSGAAAVQRVGGRDARATSETAFFGSAAPTTNARPNTGGSVQSLGSRAAGNRSSYGQPAPPELADTNAHGKIQQPPSRGKNSYGMPSTGDAQNMEYGRPSISAIPPKFARVSGFEGSPSGSGTNLTNTSQEGKGHKRSSTMGEISGKLFGRSGSLFGGRNRKRQQEQQEKNKRYPPVSMNNALAGAEEPRVSMDSKRSRRSYSIGLGNKRSGSISGSQGSQQEKQNRRFSFMPGGFSFKSMGISKDEPSPALDSQQDLPIQEPPMVDQYGRYVEQDVEQEHVDASTLDGMYAQLQGPPRSNDQYGQQQPRPQQQQQQQQQQQQRQEYSSNQYDGRRPSNVEGYQSQTLMNSSSDHSIDNNMRRPAGSAPQLPHLSPQDTAQDGRRVASGGRPGRGVLQKNKRFVDAWDSDGNTRGHDHSGSSGPARKVMDFFRRRGKARAGELN; encoded by the exons ATGTCTGGTGCGTTCCAGGCACCGCCGCACCATCCGACGTCAGTTTCTGCCCTGCAGACGCCGCCCCTGAATACTGCATCGCCTGTCAATCGCCAGTACTCGCCTGGCCATCCATCGCCAACACAGGAGTACTATGCCAATCACAGCCAGCAGCCCTCCAGAGCATCGCCCGCTGATTCCTCGTCGCGACACCCTTCGCGGAGACCCAGTGCCACCAACAACGACCATCTTGCCGACCGCAATTCCCCGATGAGCTCTCGCGTCGCCGGCGCCTCGCCCGCTCCAGTGCCCGTGTCTGCGGCAGCATCTACGGCTTCTCTCGACTTCTCGGCTTCTAATCAAAGGCGAACCATGCCTGCCGCCGCTGTCCCTCCCCGGACATCCAGCTCCCGACGCGCTCCAACCTCGGAAAGATCCACTGACTCGTCGTCTCGCCGGACACACGGTGACTCGAGCCGCGAAACCAATGGCAGGATGGATTCAGCCGACGAGGCTGCCATGCAGAACTCACGCAACCACCGCCGGGCGAGCAGCCAGGCAAACAGCACCTACGACCCCCGCACAAACCCATCGGCACCTGCAGCTGTTCGCTCACCACCTGTTACCACAAACTCGACCAAGGCCCCGTCGAGAGAGGCCAGCGATATCCTGAATAGCATACTTATCTCGCAGCCGGAGGTGGACATTGAACGAGAAAAGGAGCGGCTGGCACAAGCTCAGCCGCACCAACCCGCGGCCATGCTTGACGACGGtgcagcacctcctcccatcgTGAATGCGACACACAATGGTGAAGAGGCTCGGAGAGGTGGAAGGAGTCGTCACGACCACtcgaaaagagaaaagcacACCAAGTTTGGCGAATACATTCTCGGTAATACAATTGGCGAGGGAGAGTTTGGAAAGGTCAAGCTCGGGTGGAagcaggagggtggtgttcaA GTGGCCATCAAGCTGATCAAGAAAGATCAGCTGGGAAGCAATCCTTCTCGTATGGCCAAGATCATGCGCGAAGTGGCCATTTTGAAGCAATTAACTCATCCAAACATTGTCAGGTTGCACAAAATGGAAGAGTCGGAGCGACATTACGGCATTGTGCTCGAGTACGCATCCGGCGGAGAGTTGTTCGACTACATTCTGAACCACCGCTATCTCAAGGACAATGCTGCCCGTAGATTATTTGCACAACTTGTGTCCGGTGTGGGTTATCTGCACAAGAAGGGCATCGTACATCGCGATTTGAAGCTGGAGAATCTTCTGCTGGATCGCAACCGGAACATCATCATTACCGACTTTGGCTTCGCCAACACGTTTGATCCTGCCGAGGAACTcagcgaagaagaggagctcAACTTGACGGACCGCGAGTTTGTCAAGCGGATGGGTCTTGACAGAGTCAAGCCCAGCGGATCCAGGAAAGGCGATCTGATGCAGACTAGTTGTGGCAGTCCATGCTACGCAGCCCCAGAGCTGGTTGTCAGCGACTCGCTATACACAGGCAGAAAGGTGGACGTCTGGAGCTGTGGTGTTATACTG TACGCCATGCTCGCTGGGTATCTGCCGTTCGACGACGACCCGGCGAACCCGGAGGGTGATAACATTAACCTTCTGTACAAGTACATTGTCAACACCCCGCTCACGTTTCCCGAATACGTCACACCTCATGCCCGAGACTTGCTGCGACGAATCCTAGTGCCCAACCCCCGCAAGCGCGCCGATTTGTTCGAAGTCGCCCGTCATAGTTGGCTCAGCGAGTATGCACATGTCGTCGAATTCATCAcatccagcaccaccacccctggCGAGATTCAAAACACCACAGTTCCGTCCGAAGACGATGCGCCAGGCCTGGCACGCAGCGCCTCTGTTCGCGAGGCATCAAAGAAGACGACGGTTCCTCCTGCATTGGGTGGATTGGCGACAAAGCAGGGCACCATTGATACCGAagccgaggcggcggcgtaCGCCAAGCAGCAACGCGATAACAAGCGCCGGACAGTGCAGGTGGAATATGTTGCCCCGAACACTCAGACGCAACGAGGAGAGGCTGCAAGTACGCAGTCTTCTGGTGGCCGCACACGCGCTCGCTCTGGCAGCCAAGGTGCCGTAGAGGTGGTGGACCAGAATCCTGGTTCGTCCTCTTCACCGAACGACAAACAAAATTCGAGAGACGCGGCGGGAACCAAAGATGCTTATGGAAAGCCGCCGGTGTCTTCGCGGAGACCCCCAAGCGCCCACCGCAACGTCAACTcgggtgctgctgctgtacaGCGCGTCGGCGGTCGCGATGCCCGTGCTACCTCGGAGACTGCCTTTTTCGGTTCCGCGGCCCCAACAACGAACGCGAGACCCAACACTGGAGGTTCTGTGCAGTCCCTGGGCTCCCGAGCTGCAGGCAACCGTTCCTCGTATGGCCAGCCAGCACCGCCTGAGCTTGCCGATACAAATGCGCATGGGAAAATTCAGCAACCACCTAGCCGGGGCAAGAATTCATACGGAATGCCATCGACGGGAGACGCTCAAAATATGGAGTACGGGCGGCCCAGCATCAGCGCCATTCCTCCCAAATTCGCCCGTGTCTCGGGGTTCGAGGGTTCACCTTCTGGCTCGGGTACGaacctcaccaacaccagccaggaaggaaagggacACAAGAGATCTAGCACGATGGGTGAGATTAGTGGCAAACTCTTTGGCCGCAGCGGCTCGCTGTTTGGAGGTAGGAATCGCAagcggcagcaggagcagcaggaaaagaacaagagatACCCGCCCGTCAGCATGAACAATGCGCTCGCAGGTGCCGAGGAACCTAGGGTGTCTATGGACTCGAAGCGATCTCGCCGGTCGTACTCTATTGGCCTTGGTAACAAGAGATCTGGCAGCATATCCGGATCCCAAGGCTcgcagcaggagaagcagaACAGGCGGTTTTCATTTATGCCTGGCGGTTTCTCTTTCAAATCGATGGGCATTTCAAAAGATGAGCCTTCGCCTGCTTTGGACTCACAGCAAGACCTGCCGATTCAAGAGCCTCCCATGGTTGATCAGTATGGTCGATACGTCGAGCAAGATGTGGAACAGGAGCATGTGGATGCCTCTACCCTTGATGGAATGTATGCTCAGCTTCAGGGACCACCAAGATCTAACGATCAGTAcggccagcagcaaccaaggccgcaacaacaacaacaacaacaacagcagcagcagcagcgacagGAATATTCGTCAAATCAATACGACGGGCGTCGCCCTTCTAATGTCGAGGGGTACCAGAGCCAGACGTTGATGAATAGCAGCTCGGACCACTCAATCGACAACAATATGCGAAGGCCTGCTGGATCGGCACCACAGTTGCCACACCTTTCGCCACAAGACACGGCACAAGACGGACGCAGAGTTGCTAGCGGCGGGCGGCCCGGCCGTGGTGTGTTGCAGAAGAACAAGCGGTTTGTTGACGCGTGGGATTCGGATGGAAACACTCGGGGACATGACCACTCTGGAAGTAGTGGGCCTGCACGAAAAGTTATGGACTTTTTCCGGCGGAGGGGCAAAGCCAGAGCCGGAGAGCTGAACTAG